A window of Candidatus Parvarchaeota archaeon genomic DNA:
ACTCCTTTGTCGTCTTGCCTAGTGCATGTTCAAGTTCAAAAAGCCCAACAGCCTCGTCTAATGCCTCTCTTTCGTCAAGTTTTTTCAGCAGGGTCTCAACCTTCCCGCCAAATGCAGCAGGTATCCTGTCAACGTTTTGGGGCTTTAGGGCGACTTTGATTTTTTTTCCGGAAAGCGCCTCAAAGTACTGCCTTTCCTGTATGCCTAAGATTTTTTTTCCAGATTTTGCATCTTCTGATTTTTCATCGGCAAGCGGTATTCTTCCCCTGGATTTCTTTGCGGCATTTTCAGTGCCCCAGCTCAAGCCCTCCGGGCCTTTTGCTTCACTTCCGACAATTCCAAAATTAGGCTTGAGGGCAGCTGTCAGAAGCTGCAGTGCAGTTGTCTTTCCAATCCCGTTTTTGCCAATCAGGCCGACAACGCCCTTTTGGGGCAGCGGCAGCCCGTAGAGCCTGAAAGTGTTGACTCCATACTGGAAAATCGGGGTGCCAACTTCAGCTGGCGTGTTGATTATTTTTATGGCATCCACAGGGCAGCGCTTTGGGCAGATTCCGCACCCAGTGCACAGCACCTCTGAAATCACAGGCCAGCCCTCTGCATCAATAGTGACTGTGTCGTCCCCCATGCGAACTCCCGGGCACAGCTTCATGCACAAATATCCGCACTTTTCGCGCGTGCACTTGTTGCGGTCAATTATGGCAATTCTTGGCATTGAATCATCCTAATCTCTTCTAATATCAATTGCACTGCTGTGCAACCCTGTCAAATTTGTTGGCAAATTTGTCATTGCAATTCTTGGCATAAAACCAGCTTGAACAGCATCTCAGTTGCTAAAACACATACAAAGTCCAATGCAGCCCTTATTGTAAAATGCACAGGCCCACTGGGGATAATAATCTGTTTATTAACCCATTTATCGTTTATAACTTTATGCGGATACTATCGCAGGACAAGAAATCTGGCCTTGTAAAGCTTGTTCCAGAGACGACCGAGGACCTGTGGCACATAGAGCGCGTGCTAATGGCAGGCGACAGCATAATCGCCAAATCCTGGAGAAGGTTTAAAATTGAAGGAAGCGACGAGGCCGGGGAGAAAAAGCCCGTCAACATAACCCTGCGCGTTGAGAAAACCGAGTTCTCGCCGCATGTAAATCGCCTTCGCGTCTCAGGAAAAATCATTGACGGCAGCCCGCAGGAGTTTGTCCAAATAGGCTCGTATCACACCATAGATGTTGAAAACGGCTTTCCACTGACAATTGTAAAGCAAAACTGGCGGCAGCACCAGATTGACAGGCTCTCCCAGGCCGTCAGGGAGACAAAGCGCCCGCTTGTCGGAATCGTGGTGCTAGACGAGTCAAAGGCGATTTTTGCGCAGGTCAAGGGATTTGGAATTGATTATCTTTTTGAAATCGAGGCAAACGCCTCAAAGCGGGATGAAAAGTTTTCTGAAAAGCAGCTGCAGTACTTTGGCGATGTTGCCTCCAAGCTAGGCACTTTCCAGACCTCCAAGACAGTAGTTGCAGGCCCTGGGTTTGCAAAGGACAATCTGAAAAAATTCCTCCAGCAAAAAAATCCGGGCATTCTCAAAAAACTGGTTTTTGACTCAGTATCCAATTCAGAGAGAAGCGGGGTTGTTGAGCTTCTAAAAAGGGGCGCAATATCAAAAGTCATGCAGGAGGAAAGGGTGGAGCAGGAACTTGTGCTTGTGGAGCAGCTCAAGGCCCAACTCTCAAGGGGCGGCGGCCTTGCAACATACGGCATTTTGCAGGTTTCTGGCGCGCTTGGGGCATCGGCAGTATCGCACATCC
This region includes:
- a CDS encoding ATP-binding cassette domain-containing protein, whose protein sequence is MPRIAIIDRNKCTREKCGYLCMKLCPGVRMGDDTVTIDAEGWPVISEVLCTGCGICPKRCPVDAIKIINTPAEVGTPIFQYGVNTFRLYGLPLPQKGVVGLIGKNGIGKTTALQLLTAALKPNFGIVGSEAKGPEGLSWGTENAAKKSRGRIPLADEKSEDAKSGKKILGIQERQYFEALSGKKIKVALKPQNVDRIPAAFGGKVETLLKKLDEREALDEAVGLFELEHALGKTTKELSGGELQRVAVAACYIKDADIYYFDEPASYLDIEQRLIVAKAIRGLAEKHGKKVIVIEHDMALFDYLSDYVYVFYGEENTYGVCSGVKATRNGVNEYLDGYLKDENVRFRENEIRFDAGAGGERKSREKLAYPSMKKR
- a CDS encoding mRNA surveillance protein pelota; protein product: MHRPTGDNNLFINPFIVYNFMRILSQDKKSGLVKLVPETTEDLWHIERVLMAGDSIIAKSWRRFKIEGSDEAGEKKPVNITLRVEKTEFSPHVNRLRVSGKIIDGSPQEFVQIGSYHTIDVENGFPLTIVKQNWRQHQIDRLSQAVRETKRPLVGIVVLDESKAIFAQVKGFGIDYLFEIEANASKRDEKFSEKQLQYFGDVASKLGTFQTSKTVVAGPGFAKDNLKKFLQQKNPGILKKLVFDSVSNSERSGVVELLKRGAISKVMQEERVEQELVLVEQLKAQLSRGGGLATYGILQVSGALGASAVSHILVADELLRQNQEVDELIEGAYKRKVKVTVFSSASQGGQELAAFGGFAALLRFKIE